The Hemiscyllium ocellatum isolate sHemOce1 chromosome 39, sHemOce1.pat.X.cur, whole genome shotgun sequence genome contains a region encoding:
- the lysmd4 gene encoding lysM and putative peptidoglycan-binding domain-containing protein 4, which yields MMRLRDGQTRSFQAPVDVHASQDGQVYLFGSEVATSDESSDEDQCNIELRPRGRECQWSSVTEEKSNSTVLLIREVVDGDNLNTFALQYGCSVADLKRVNHLIREQDFFALKTIKIPVKKHSLLTEAHEEAKRRQPFSANNRASTFVEGCIATDQGANENKLNEYFEEIDKGIERVIQSADQCQDRLEEVVYCQKPNGFNSSPLSPKDVHHGADWGIRWWNAVVIMLLVGIIVPIFYVVYFKIQETEAAVDPTAPNGTLSTTIQSKIAPSIDG from the exons ATGATGAGACTGAGAGATGGGCAGACAAGATCCTTCCAGGCACCTGTAGATGTTCACGCTTCACAAGATGGTCAGGTTTATTTGTTTGGGAGTGAAGTTGCAACATCCGATGAGTCATCAGATGAAGACCAGTGTAACATTGAACTGCGGCCCAGAGGTCGAGAGTGTCAGTGGTCCAGTGTTACTGAGGAGAAATCCAACAGTACAGTGCTTCTTATTCGAGAGGTTGTTGATGGTGACAACCTCAATACTTTTGCATTGCAGTATGGTTGCTCG GTTGCAGACCTCAAAAGAGTGAACCACCTCATTAGAGAGCAAGActtctttgccttaaaaacaatAAAAATTCCTGTGAAAAAGCACAGTTTATTGACAGAAGCACATGAAGAGGCGAAGCGACGGCAGCCTTTTTCTGCAAATAATAGGGCCTCCACATTTGTAGAGGGTTGTATTGCAACAGACCAAGGAGCAAATGAGAATaaattgaatgaatattttgaagaaattGACAAGGGCATCGAGAGAGTCATCCAGTCTGCAGATCAATGTCAAGATCGCTTAGAAGAAGTGGTTTATTGTCAAAAACCTAATGGATTTAATTCATCCCCATTATCTCCAAAGGACGTTCATCATGGAGCCGACTGGGGTATTCGGTGGTGGAATGCTGTGGTAATCATGCTTTTAGTGGGTATTATTGTCCCAATATTTTACGTGGTGTATTTCAAAATTCAAGAGACTGAGGCTGCTGTGGACCCAACAGCTCCAAATGGCACACTATCAACCACAATACAGTCTAAAATTGCACCATCTATAGATGGCTGA